AAAACCACTGATTTAACGAAAAATAGTGGCTACGATGGCGGCAAAAAGATTTCAGGGATTAAGCGTCATATGGCGGTTGATATTAACGGGTTACCACAAGCCATTCTCGTGACACGAGCTAATGTATCAGATCGTTCAGGTGCATTGGCTATGTTTAGTTTGGCTAGCCAAAATTTAGAGCTGGTTCAGCATGTCATGGTTGATGGTGGCTACACTGGCAATGACTTTGCGGATCAGGTGAAGCTCATTTTGAATGCTAAGACGACGGTAGCTAAACGCAACGAGTTGCATATGTTCACGGTGTTACCGCAACGATGGATCGTTGAACGTTCATGGAGTTGGCTAGACAAATGTCGGCGACTTTGGAAAAACTGTGAACGTGCCCTTAACAGCAGTCTTCAAATGGTTGTATTGGCCTTCCTGAAGATAGTTCTTAAAAGATACTAGACAGGTTC
This is a stretch of genomic DNA from Loigolactobacillus coryniformis subsp. coryniformis KCTC 3167 = DSM 20001. It encodes these proteins:
- a CDS encoding IS5 family transposase (programmed frameshift) is translated as MPDYPSNISRAQFALIQPDLENFRKHTRPRRYDLYDVFNAILYSLTTGCQWRELPHDFPEWHTVYRYYDMWRDKPDPTADSLLERLLKKPVASYRFAQGRSARTSFVMVDAQSVKTTDLTKNSGYDGGKKISGIKRHMAVDINGLPQAILVTRANVSDRSGALAMFSLASQNLELVQHVMVDGGYTGNDFADQVKLILNAKTTVAKRNELHMFTVLPQRWIVERSWSWLDKCRRLWKNCERALNSSLQMVVLAFLKIVLKRY